One Spirosoma agri DNA segment encodes these proteins:
- a CDS encoding PQQ-dependent sugar dehydrogenase translates to MNHLSATFLTGKAAVLALLLWLCLLQFQRAEAQSFPSNFAGVQVATGLDPVGIDVAPDGRVFLAEKNGKVRIVKNGALLATPFVTIPNVDNFNERGLLKVVVDPNFSTNNFIYVYYTYKAAGSSVSNNRVSRFTAAGDVAVSGSELVLITIDPLGSVGYHNGGGLAIRDGKLFISVGENTVAENAQSLTTLKGKILRINLDGSIPTDNPFYSTASGVNRAIWALGLRNPFRLAAQPGTGKLFINDVGNSTWEEINEAIAGKNYGWPGIEGVRTNQVSPTNYQDPFYAYDHSQGCSITAGAFYNPTTAKFPAAYVGKYFFGDYCNGWLKAIDPATKAVTTFATGINRPLDVAIANDGTLYFIARGGIAGGSDAANTSSTNGVLWRVDYTGNGVPVIAVQPTSKTASVGQSVTFNTVASGNPTPSYQWQRNGVAISGATASSYTVSSPALADNGAKFRVMVSNSAGSATSSEATLTVITNQLPVATISTPASGAQYAGGDIITFSGTGTDGEDGTLPASAFTWKVDLYHFDNPAHAHPAMEPVSGITSGSFTVPTQMETSANVLFRLFLTVTDSKGATTTVSRDIVPIASTITLATNPAGLALKLDGSTVTGPSSFTGVSRIVRSLEAVSPQTVGGITYTFASWSNGGARLQSLSTPGTNTTLTATFAPSTGSTGIVAGGVYELEPQHALSKRLDVRALSTADQAIVELYQSNSGANQRWKFIDIGNGLYELEPQHAPGKRLDVAGRSAGDNIKVQTYSSNGGSNQRWKLIDLGGNIYGLEPQCAIGNRLDIGLVDGVTRAVSKLANANSSQRWKLITTSATRVGAITEMAESESFILTPNPFTTETTINFQLPAKHQQATIQLHNLQGQLVRLIDVSTNTEGYVHVSRKGLAAGVYVSSLEVDGTLIAKKRVVVN, encoded by the coding sequence ATGAATCACCTCTCCGCAACGTTTTTGACCGGTAAAGCAGCGGTCCTTGCTTTACTTTTATGGCTTTGTTTACTCCAGTTCCAACGGGCGGAGGCCCAAAGTTTTCCCAGCAATTTCGCCGGTGTTCAAGTGGCAACCGGCCTGGATCCAGTCGGTATAGATGTAGCCCCCGATGGTCGGGTTTTTCTGGCAGAGAAAAACGGGAAGGTGCGAATCGTTAAAAATGGCGCATTACTAGCCACGCCTTTTGTCACCATTCCTAATGTTGATAACTTCAACGAACGGGGCCTGCTGAAGGTAGTAGTCGATCCTAATTTCAGTACGAACAACTTCATTTACGTTTATTACACCTACAAAGCCGCCGGGAGTTCGGTGAGCAATAACCGGGTAAGCCGCTTTACCGCTGCCGGTGATGTAGCGGTTTCCGGTAGCGAACTGGTACTGATTACGATTGATCCGTTAGGCTCCGTCGGTTATCATAATGGTGGAGGACTGGCCATCAGGGATGGTAAGCTTTTTATCTCGGTGGGCGAGAACACCGTTGCCGAAAACGCACAGTCTCTGACTACGCTAAAAGGTAAAATTCTTCGGATCAATTTAGACGGCAGTATTCCAACTGATAATCCTTTCTACTCTACCGCTTCGGGCGTCAACCGGGCCATCTGGGCGCTGGGCCTTCGCAATCCGTTCCGATTGGCTGCTCAGCCCGGTACCGGCAAGCTGTTTATCAACGATGTCGGCAATTCTACCTGGGAAGAGATTAACGAAGCGATTGCCGGAAAGAATTACGGCTGGCCCGGTATTGAAGGTGTTCGGACGAATCAAGTATCCCCCACCAATTACCAGGATCCCTTCTATGCCTATGACCACAGCCAGGGGTGTTCCATCACGGCCGGCGCGTTTTACAATCCGACCACAGCTAAATTTCCGGCAGCCTATGTGGGCAAGTACTTCTTTGGGGATTACTGCAACGGCTGGCTAAAAGCGATTGATCCGGCCACTAAAGCGGTCACGACGTTTGCCACGGGCATCAACCGGCCCTTGGATGTAGCCATAGCCAATGATGGAACGCTCTATTTTATCGCCCGAGGGGGCATTGCCGGCGGGTCCGACGCGGCTAACACATCAAGCACCAACGGTGTATTGTGGCGCGTGGATTATACCGGAAATGGCGTTCCGGTCATTGCCGTTCAGCCAACCAGTAAGACGGCCTCTGTCGGTCAGTCTGTTACGTTTAACACCGTTGCTTCCGGCAATCCAACGCCCAGTTATCAATGGCAGCGGAACGGCGTTGCCATTTCGGGAGCCACAGCGTCGAGTTACACAGTATCCAGTCCGGCTTTGGCAGACAATGGCGCAAAATTCAGGGTCATGGTGAGTAATTCAGCGGGGAGTGCCACCAGCAGTGAAGCAACCCTGACAGTGATCACGAACCAATTGCCAGTCGCCACGATCAGCACACCAGCATCAGGGGCACAGTATGCGGGCGGGGATATCATTACGTTTTCCGGCACGGGTACCGACGGCGAAGACGGCACGTTACCGGCCAGTGCCTTTACCTGGAAAGTGGATCTGTACCATTTCGATAACCCCGCTCATGCGCATCCCGCGATGGAACCCGTCAGCGGTATCACCAGCGGCAGCTTTACTGTACCCACTCAGATGGAAACGTCGGCCAACGTCCTGTTCCGGCTATTTCTGACGGTAACGGACTCAAAGGGGGCCACCACGACGGTGTCCAGGGATATTGTTCCCATTGCCTCGACGATTACGCTGGCGACCAACCCTGCCGGATTAGCCCTTAAACTGGATGGCAGTACCGTTACCGGGCCCTCCTCCTTCACGGGCGTCAGCCGTATTGTCAGGAGTCTGGAAGCGGTATCGCCACAAACGGTAGGGGGCATTACCTACACGTTCGCGTCCTGGTCAAACGGAGGAGCCCGTCTTCAGAGCCTGTCTACACCGGGTACCAATACAACCCTGACGGCTACGTTTGCGCCGTCGACGGGCAGCACCGGCATCGTGGCGGGGGGGGTTTATGAACTCGAACCGCAACACGCGTTGAGTAAAAGGCTGGATGTGCGTGCGCTGAGTACAGCGGATCAGGCAATCGTGGAGTTATATCAAAGCAACAGTGGAGCCAATCAGCGATGGAAGTTCATTGACATAGGCAATGGGCTGTATGAACTCGAACCACAACACGCTCCCGGCAAACGACTGGATGTAGCGGGGCGCAGTGCGGGTGATAACATAAAAGTGCAAACGTATTCCAGTAACGGCGGTAGTAATCAGCGCTGGAAATTGATCGATCTGGGTGGGAATATTTATGGGTTAGAACCGCAGTGCGCCATCGGTAATCGCCTTGACATTGGTCTGGTAGATGGGGTTACCAGAGCGGTAAGCAAACTGGCGAATGCGAACAGCAGCCAGCGGTGGAAGCTGATTACGACCTCGGCCACGCGTGTAGGAGCAATTACCGAAATGGCCGAATCTGAATCGTTCATCCTGACGCCCAATCCGTTTACGACCGAGACGACAATCAACTTTCAGCTACCGGCAAAACACCAGCAGGCAACGATCCAACTGCATAACCTTCAGGGTCAGTTGGTGCGCCTGATTGATGTATCGACCAATACCGAGGGCTACGTCCACGTGAGTCGCAAGGGGCTGGCCGCTGGTGTCTATGTCTCTAGCCTGGAGGTCGATGGCACCCTGATCGCCAAGAAGCGGGTGGTCGTAAACTAA
- a CDS encoding Na+/H+ antiporter yields MANFQTVIFILFILIGLSAIADKIKLPYPILLVGTGLVIGFVPFLPNLALDPDVALIIFLPPLLYDAASKTAWQEFTRSIRPITTLAVTLVFFTTTAVAVAAYFVIPGFSWPLAFVLGAIVSPPDAVAANSIIKGLGLNKRVIAILEGESLLNDASALVAYRYAVAAVMTGSFVLWEASLQFLVLAGGGLLIGGSLGWLMTVALRRMESATIQTSLTLLAPYLAYLAAEHVHTSGILAVVSAGLLITRRAPEVFSPQARLESRAVWDTVIFLLEGVVFILIGLQLPAIVADLGGYTAGELALYSVVVSAVTILVRILWVFFSSYYPRLLGWSDQSTLSGSGTGDPANQVDWRNVLIVAWTGTRGVISLATALALPLTLVNGQSFPHRTLILFLAFVVILTTLVLQGLTLPLLIQLLGVKPQNDQAREDRALEFLLASQSLNYLESNFPMPLPNPLRQILIRRYQLLASELGATLNETKSGSNPSVDERSLVSEMRAAERALSEYQQSLLVELASKERFSDEVLRTAERRLDLEMARLDASELAAGE; encoded by the coding sequence ATGGCAAACTTCCAAACGGTTATCTTTATCCTCTTCATATTGATTGGTTTGTCGGCCATCGCCGATAAAATCAAACTCCCCTACCCAATCTTACTTGTAGGAACGGGACTGGTAATTGGATTCGTCCCCTTCCTGCCTAATCTAGCCCTTGATCCTGACGTAGCGCTGATCATTTTTCTACCCCCTCTGCTCTACGATGCGGCCTCCAAAACCGCCTGGCAGGAGTTCACCCGCTCAATCCGACCCATTACTACCTTAGCTGTTACACTGGTATTTTTCACCACAACGGCGGTCGCGGTGGCAGCCTATTTCGTGATTCCGGGCTTCAGCTGGCCACTGGCCTTCGTGCTCGGAGCCATCGTATCACCCCCGGATGCAGTGGCGGCTAATAGCATCATTAAAGGGCTGGGACTTAATAAACGAGTCATTGCTATTTTGGAGGGAGAAAGCCTGCTCAATGATGCCTCCGCCCTGGTAGCTTACCGCTACGCCGTAGCCGCTGTCATGACGGGTAGTTTTGTGCTTTGGGAGGCTAGCCTGCAATTTTTGGTCCTGGCCGGTGGTGGACTGCTGATCGGAGGCTCGCTGGGTTGGTTGATGACCGTTGCCCTCCGTCGTATGGAAAGCGCAACGATACAAACCAGCCTGACCTTACTAGCTCCGTACCTAGCTTATTTAGCCGCCGAACATGTGCATACCTCGGGCATACTGGCCGTTGTTAGTGCCGGTCTCTTGATAACCCGCCGAGCACCGGAAGTCTTCTCACCCCAGGCCCGTCTGGAATCCCGAGCCGTTTGGGACACGGTTATATTTTTACTCGAAGGGGTCGTCTTCATTTTAATTGGCTTACAGCTCCCAGCCATCGTGGCAGATCTGGGTGGATACACCGCCGGGGAACTGGCGCTGTATAGCGTTGTGGTCAGCGCCGTCACCATTCTGGTTCGAATTCTGTGGGTATTTTTTAGTTCCTACTACCCCCGTTTGCTGGGTTGGTCCGATCAGTCCACCCTTAGCGGATCAGGCACCGGCGATCCGGCAAACCAGGTAGACTGGCGGAACGTGCTGATCGTAGCCTGGACCGGAACCCGGGGCGTCATCTCGCTGGCCACAGCACTGGCGCTCCCCCTGACGCTGGTGAACGGTCAGTCATTTCCCCACCGTACCCTGATTCTGTTTCTGGCCTTCGTGGTCATCCTGACTACGCTGGTACTCCAGGGACTGACCCTACCCTTGCTGATCCAGCTGCTGGGTGTGAAGCCTCAAAACGATCAGGCGCGGGAAGATCGGGCCCTGGAATTTCTCTTGGCCAGTCAATCGCTGAACTACCTGGAAAGTAATTTTCCGATGCCCCTGCCAAATCCATTAAGACAAATCCTGATCCGCCGGTACCAACTGTTAGCCAGCGAACTTGGCGCTACGCTCAATGAAACTAAATCGGGCTCCAACCCATCGGTTGACGAGCGATCGTTGGTAAGCGAGATGCGGGCGGCCGAGCGAGCCCTCAGCGAATACCAGCAGTCGTTACTGGTCGAGCTAGCCAGTAAGGAGCGTTTCAGTGATGAGGTGTTACGAACGGCCGAACGTCGGTTAGACCTGGAAATGGCCCGACTGGACGCTTCGGAACTAGCCGCTGGGGAGTAA
- a CDS encoding serine hydrolase domain-containing protein: MSIRLTSLLTSLLLLTTYAMTVAQPSGQTIPFNRLTQQIDSIRKAHKIPGLQVLVFTKDSLLYQHNAGVRNRRTNAPVTAQTLFPVASITKSLVAVSALMLVQQGQLALTDELKKRAPEITFSNVWEETDPIRVAHLLEHTAGFDDWSPKAYAFNDPTIPLEKGLTIASESRRSRWRPGTFMAYSNAGPPVVARLIEKQTGQEFESFVRQRIFRPLGMTRATFHRDGAALTDLASGYAGDDQQEAPYWHLLLRPTGGLNVSALELMSFVQMLMGRGSYRGQQLLKPASVDRMETPTTALAAHTGSKQGYGLNNFTTSFRGHLFHGHDGAGIGLRSHYLYQSELNRGIIVLVNSDGPGFGKLKDAVLTAVMQNVPQQLPPAYPLSAAQKTSWVGYYHPSNFRLAITGWFLSLTELMHIKEEAGELVMQDGLGSEPIRLRPINPDRVLRLDKRGYTPEVTLVHNDEGEQVLVRSFGGGIVANTATKTSILGAWLPIVLGHLSLLLLVISFLMGVGWLIRSAWLKPKGRRLSALPVRVGLFVYALSYLVMVLCLNSGNDSLGGVSPLSITIFVASLLGPLAALGALLGLLRNYRQISGRADRLFLSLAVCSALLVVGYMATWGLVGMRTWL, from the coding sequence ATGTCTATTCGACTAACTTCCTTACTAACCAGTCTGCTCCTGTTGACTACGTATGCAATGACCGTTGCCCAACCCTCCGGGCAAACTATCCCCTTCAACAGACTGACCCAGCAGATCGACAGCATACGCAAAGCCCATAAAATACCGGGACTTCAGGTACTGGTGTTTACGAAGGATTCGCTGCTCTACCAGCACAACGCTGGGGTAAGAAACCGGAGGACCAACGCCCCTGTTACAGCCCAAACACTATTTCCAGTAGCGTCTATTACCAAGAGTCTGGTGGCCGTTTCAGCTCTGATGCTGGTTCAGCAGGGTCAACTGGCCCTCACGGATGAACTGAAAAAGAGGGCTCCCGAAATCACATTTAGCAATGTATGGGAAGAAACGGATCCCATTCGGGTAGCCCATCTGCTGGAGCATACGGCGGGTTTTGACGATTGGTCGCCCAAAGCCTACGCCTTTAATGATCCCACCATTCCTCTCGAAAAAGGCTTGACAATTGCGTCGGAATCCCGACGTTCGCGCTGGCGACCCGGTACGTTTATGGCGTATAGCAATGCCGGACCGCCTGTTGTTGCCCGGCTTATTGAAAAGCAAACCGGACAGGAGTTTGAGTCATTCGTGAGACAGCGTATCTTCAGGCCGCTGGGCATGACCAGGGCTACCTTTCATCGCGACGGAGCCGCCCTGACGGACCTGGCAAGCGGTTACGCAGGCGATGACCAGCAGGAAGCTCCCTACTGGCACCTGTTGCTACGACCTACGGGTGGACTCAATGTGTCGGCGTTGGAGTTAATGTCATTCGTACAAATGCTCATGGGCCGGGGTTCCTACCGGGGACAGCAACTCCTCAAACCGGCCTCCGTAGATCGGATGGAAACCCCAACAACAGCCCTGGCCGCCCATACAGGTTCAAAGCAGGGCTATGGACTCAATAATTTCACTACTTCCTTCCGGGGCCACCTCTTCCATGGTCACGATGGGGCGGGAATCGGTTTACGGTCACACTACCTATACCAGTCTGAACTGAATCGGGGAATCATCGTGCTTGTCAACAGCGACGGCCCTGGCTTTGGTAAACTCAAAGATGCCGTTCTGACAGCAGTGATGCAAAATGTCCCTCAACAGCTGCCACCAGCGTACCCCTTATCGGCTGCACAGAAGACGAGTTGGGTGGGGTATTATCACCCGAGCAATTTCCGGCTGGCAATTACGGGCTGGTTTCTGTCCTTAACCGAACTAATGCACATCAAAGAAGAGGCAGGAGAACTGGTTATGCAGGATGGATTGGGTAGCGAACCCATACGACTTCGACCCATCAACCCAGATCGAGTCCTACGGCTGGATAAACGTGGCTACACACCCGAGGTAACGCTGGTGCACAACGACGAGGGCGAACAGGTACTGGTGCGGTCGTTCGGGGGTGGTATAGTTGCCAATACAGCTACGAAAACGTCGATTTTGGGTGCCTGGCTACCCATTGTTCTAGGTCATTTGTCGCTGTTGCTGTTAGTGATCAGTTTTTTGATGGGTGTTGGCTGGCTCATTCGTTCCGCCTGGCTGAAGCCAAAAGGTCGTCGATTGAGTGCACTTCCAGTTCGGGTAGGGCTATTTGTCTACGCACTGTCTTACCTGGTGATGGTACTATGTTTGAACAGTGGTAATGATTCATTAGGGGGCGTTTCACCCCTTTCGATCACAATTTTCGTTGCCTCCCTCCTGGGTCCGCTTGCGGCCCTTGGAGCACTTCTTGGTTTACTTCGTAATTATAGGCAGATTTCAGGCCGTGCGGACCGGCTTTTTCTGAGCCTCGCAGTGTGTTCGGCCCTGCTGGTGGTAGGCTACATGGCTACCTGGGGCCTTGTAGGTATGCGAACCTGGTTATAA
- a CDS encoding FAD-dependent oxidoreductase → MTTRFFDYPIRLTMTHLPNQWLLRTALILLLIVPVTTYAAKPVAVRRADVIIYGGTCAAVTAAVQVKKMGKSVLVVSPDKHLGGLSAGGLGFTDTGNKEVIGGLSREFYQRLYQHYQQDSSWKWQKREEYGNKGQGTPAIDGNSRTMWIFEPHAAEKIFEDLVKENAITVYRNEWLDRSAKGVTKKAGAITSFRTLSGQVYEGKMFIDVTYEGDLMAAAGVKYHVGREANSVYGETWNGVQPNVFQHGHYFKTNISPYKTPGDPKSGLLPEIATSGPGEKGAGDNKIQAYCFRMCFSNNPDNRVPFPKPANYDPARYELLGRVFDSGWRETFQKFDPIPNRKTDTNNHGPFSSDYIGKNYDYPDATYERRKEIIRDHQLYQQGLLYFMANDPRVPEDVRKDMAQWGLAKDEFTDNNNWPHQIYVREARRMRGVFVMKEADALGQTNVPDPIGMGSYALDAHNAQRYVRSDGFVQNEGDIGVHPKQPYSIAYGSILPKESECKNLLVPVCVSSSHIAYGSIRMEPVFMILGQSAATAAVLSIDNNVSPQQLPYAKLRDVLLKDRQRLTL, encoded by the coding sequence ATGACTACTCGTTTTTTTGATTACCCCATTCGGTTGACAATGACCCACCTGCCTAATCAATGGCTACTACGTACTGCATTGATTTTGCTACTGATTGTTCCCGTCACGACGTATGCGGCAAAACCCGTCGCGGTTCGCCGGGCTGACGTGATCATCTATGGAGGTACGTGTGCGGCTGTGACCGCGGCTGTGCAAGTGAAAAAGATGGGCAAGTCGGTACTCGTTGTTTCGCCGGACAAACACCTGGGTGGGCTGTCGGCAGGCGGATTGGGTTTTACGGATACCGGGAACAAAGAGGTTATCGGGGGCCTATCGCGTGAATTTTATCAGCGACTCTATCAGCATTACCAACAGGATTCGTCCTGGAAATGGCAGAAACGGGAAGAGTACGGCAACAAAGGCCAGGGAACACCGGCCATCGACGGTAATTCGCGCACCATGTGGATTTTTGAACCCCACGCGGCCGAAAAAATATTCGAGGACCTGGTAAAAGAAAATGCAATCACCGTTTATCGGAATGAATGGCTTGACCGGTCGGCGAAGGGGGTAACCAAAAAAGCGGGGGCTATCACCTCGTTTCGTACCCTGAGTGGCCAGGTTTATGAGGGAAAAATGTTTATCGACGTTACCTACGAAGGTGACCTGATGGCCGCTGCGGGCGTTAAATACCATGTAGGTCGGGAAGCCAACAGCGTGTACGGCGAAACATGGAATGGGGTGCAGCCTAACGTGTTTCAACACGGACATTATTTCAAAACCAACATAAGCCCCTACAAAACACCGGGTGATCCCAAGAGCGGCTTACTTCCTGAAATTGCGACCAGTGGGCCGGGCGAGAAGGGCGCGGGCGACAACAAAATTCAGGCGTATTGCTTTCGCATGTGCTTTAGTAACAATCCGGACAACCGGGTGCCCTTCCCGAAACCAGCTAACTACGACCCGGCTCGCTACGAACTGCTGGGCCGCGTGTTTGACAGCGGCTGGCGCGAGACGTTTCAAAAGTTTGATCCTATCCCGAACCGCAAAACGGATACCAATAATCACGGCCCATTCAGCTCAGACTACATTGGCAAAAACTACGACTATCCCGATGCTACCTACGAACGTCGCAAAGAAATTATTCGGGACCACCAGTTGTACCAGCAGGGGCTATTGTATTTTATGGCCAATGATCCGCGCGTTCCGGAAGATGTACGAAAAGACATGGCCCAGTGGGGACTGGCGAAAGATGAATTCACGGATAACAACAACTGGCCGCACCAGATTTATGTCCGCGAAGCCCGTCGTATGCGGGGTGTCTTTGTTATGAAAGAAGCCGATGCGCTTGGGCAAACCAACGTACCCGACCCGATCGGTATGGGTTCTTACGCCCTTGATGCGCACAATGCACAGCGGTACGTACGTTCTGATGGGTTTGTACAGAACGAGGGGGATATTGGCGTTCATCCCAAGCAGCCCTATTCCATTGCCTACGGGTCTATTCTGCCAAAGGAAAGCGAATGCAAAAACCTGCTGGTGCCCGTCTGCGTATCCAGTTCGCACATTGCTTACGGATCGATTCGGATGGAACCGGTGTTCATGATTCTAGGTCAGTCAGCGGCTACGGCTGCCGTTCTGTCTATCGATAATAACGTATCTCCGCAACAATTACCCTATGCCAAACTGCGGGATGTTCTACTGAAAGATCGCCAACGATTGACACTGTAA
- a CDS encoding RagB/SusD family nutrient uptake outer membrane protein, giving the protein MKRLLSIITGLSLLALPGCQNVLTEVPRANLSQANFYQSRADLVAGLNAVYTIMRNGNYYGTNYPAQLEGLTDYAISRGTQTPVSEYQGLDGTNIARTNAIWGQTYQAINSANIILKAAPGIAMADADRNPLLGEARFLRALNYYNLVRNYAAVPIHTEPTENLSQLGGQRQPVTEVYKVIIADLLEAEKTLPATTREIGRPTVWAAKTLLADVYLTNERWTDARDKADEVIQSKAYSLVEVKVSDDFEKLYGASVVTTTEEIFYLKYAQVATQGWNYVAYLYPADNPNAPGGVRAHFSRPDLPLIKNWDDKDLRKNFNLFSTYANRSGVQTSLPAAEPLGFRKYKDPNAVNVGSDCPILRYADALLIYAEAASQAGNGPTALALERLNMVHRRAYGYSSTATSPVDLVATGLTAASFRELILTERAYEFMLEFKRWHDLKRLGTDRLKAIIKAAKGKDVATAHLLWPIPIQEIDNNPDINPSDQNPGY; this is encoded by the coding sequence ATGAAACGTTTACTCTCAATTATAACCGGTCTGAGTCTGCTGGCACTACCCGGCTGCCAGAACGTATTGACGGAGGTCCCACGGGCCAATCTGTCGCAAGCTAATTTTTACCAGTCGCGGGCCGACCTCGTAGCGGGGTTGAATGCCGTTTACACGATCATGCGGAATGGCAATTATTATGGCACGAACTATCCGGCTCAGTTGGAAGGTCTAACAGACTATGCTATCTCGCGGGGTACGCAAACGCCGGTCAGCGAATACCAGGGCCTCGACGGGACCAATATTGCCCGCACTAACGCCATTTGGGGTCAGACCTATCAGGCAATTAATTCGGCCAACATTATCCTGAAAGCGGCACCGGGTATAGCCATGGCCGATGCTGACCGTAACCCACTGCTTGGTGAAGCCCGGTTTTTGCGTGCGCTCAACTACTACAATCTCGTTCGCAACTATGCCGCAGTGCCGATTCATACTGAGCCAACCGAAAACCTGAGCCAGTTGGGTGGCCAGCGCCAGCCAGTTACGGAGGTGTACAAAGTCATCATCGCCGATTTACTGGAAGCGGAGAAAACGCTGCCCGCGACCACCAGAGAAATTGGGCGACCAACGGTATGGGCGGCCAAAACGTTGCTGGCCGACGTGTACCTGACGAACGAACGCTGGACCGATGCCCGCGACAAAGCCGATGAAGTGATTCAGTCGAAAGCGTATTCGCTGGTGGAGGTAAAAGTATCCGACGATTTCGAGAAGTTGTACGGTGCGTCGGTCGTGACGACTACCGAGGAGATTTTCTACCTCAAATACGCGCAGGTAGCGACCCAGGGCTGGAACTACGTTGCTTATTTGTACCCCGCCGATAACCCGAATGCACCGGGTGGCGTTCGGGCCCACTTTAGCAGACCTGACCTGCCGCTCATTAAAAACTGGGATGACAAAGACCTGCGTAAAAACTTCAACCTGTTCAGCACGTATGCCAACCGGTCGGGCGTACAAACCAGTCTGCCTGCTGCCGAGCCACTTGGTTTCCGTAAATACAAAGATCCCAACGCAGTAAATGTCGGTAGTGATTGCCCAATCCTGCGCTACGCCGACGCTTTGTTGATCTACGCTGAAGCGGCTTCGCAGGCGGGTAATGGCCCAACGGCACTGGCGCTCGAACGGCTCAACATGGTTCATCGGCGGGCCTATGGCTATTCATCGACCGCAACCTCGCCCGTCGATCTGGTCGCTACGGGGTTAACGGCGGCCTCTTTCCGGGAGCTGATCCTGACCGAACGCGCCTACGAATTCATGCTGGAGTTCAAACGCTGGCATGACCTCAAGCGGTTAGGGACCGATCGCTTGAAAGCAATCATAAAAGCAGCCAAAGGAAAAGATGTAGCGACGGCTCACCTGCTCTGGCCTATTCCCATTCAGGAAATTGACAACAACCCGGATATTAACCCATCCGATCAGAATCCCGGCTATTAG